A stretch of Metabacillus sp. FJAT-52054 DNA encodes these proteins:
- a CDS encoding NAD(P)H-dependent oxidoreductase — translation MKICIVYDSEGGHTEALAQAIAAGAEKSREATVYLKSVKDADVYDLPEMDAIIWGCPGHFGTISAGLKTWIDKLGYLWAEGKLINKVGAVFCTTATTHGGLEATLLNLITPMLHQGMIIAGLPGNTPENALYGSYYGAGITCPVESTEVISASDRALGMALGERVAEVTKRMSK, via the coding sequence ATGAAAATCTGTATCGTATACGACAGTGAAGGCGGACATACGGAAGCTCTTGCCCAAGCAATTGCAGCAGGTGCTGAAAAATCCAGGGAAGCCACTGTTTATCTAAAAAGCGTCAAGGACGCAGATGTATATGACCTTCCTGAGATGGATGCCATCATATGGGGATGCCCAGGTCACTTCGGTACCATCAGTGCCGGATTAAAGACTTGGATTGATAAACTGGGCTATCTTTGGGCAGAAGGAAAGCTGATCAATAAAGTGGGAGCCGTTTTTTGCACAACGGCAACGACCCATGGCGGTCTTGAAGCCACATTGTTAAACCTGATTACTCCTATGCTTCATCAGGGGATGATTATTGCAGGACTTCCGGGAAACACTCCTGAGAATGCTCTCTACGGTTCCTATTATGGAGCCGGTATTACGTGCCCTGTAGAAAGCACTGAAGTCATTTCTGCAAGCGATCGTGCATTAGGGATGGCTTTAGGGGAACGAGTAGCAGAAGTTACGAAACGCATGTCAAAATAA